One genomic region from Neisseria weaveri encodes:
- a CDS encoding outer membrane protein assembly factor BamD has protein sequence MKKILLVVAVSLVLGGCATDGTVDKDAQITQDWTVDRLYTEAQDELNSGNYTRAIKLYEILESRFPNGRYAQQSQLDTAYAYYKDDEPEKALAAIDRFQRTHPRHPNLDYALYLKGLVLFNEDQSFLSKLASQDWSDRDPKANRDAYHAFDQLIKQYPNSKYVQDATERMAKLVDALGGNEIAVARYYMKRGAFLAAANRAQKVVQQYQNTRFVEEALAIMELAYIRLDNKQLAEDTHRILEKNFPSSPYLTKPWQLDAMPWWRYWK, from the coding sequence ATGAAAAAAATTCTTTTAGTGGTTGCTGTAAGTTTGGTTCTGGGCGGGTGTGCCACAGACGGTACTGTTGATAAAGATGCCCAGATTACTCAGGATTGGACGGTTGACCGTTTATACACGGAAGCTCAAGACGAGCTTAATAGCGGCAATTATACGCGAGCTATCAAGTTATATGAAATTTTAGAATCGCGTTTCCCGAACGGACGGTATGCACAGCAATCCCAATTGGATACCGCTTATGCCTATTATAAAGATGACGAGCCGGAGAAAGCATTGGCGGCGATTGACCGCTTCCAGCGGACTCATCCGCGTCATCCGAATTTGGATTATGCCCTGTATTTGAAAGGGTTGGTATTGTTTAACGAAGACCAGTCTTTTTTGAGCAAACTGGCTTCGCAAGACTGGTCGGATCGTGATCCGAAAGCGAACCGTGATGCTTACCATGCATTTGATCAATTGATTAAGCAGTATCCAAACAGCAAATATGTTCAGGATGCGACCGAGCGTATGGCGAAATTGGTAGATGCTTTGGGCGGAAATGAGATTGCTGTTGCGCGTTATTATATGAAGCGCGGGGCATTTCTTGCAGCGGCCAATCGTGCACAAAAAGTGGTGCAGCAATATCAAAATACCCGTTTTGTCGAAGAGGCATTAGCCATTATGGAGTTGGCTTATATACGTTTGGACAATAAGCAGTTGGCTGAAGATACACACCGTATTTTGGAGAAAAACTTTCCGAGTAGCCCTTATCTGACCAAACCGTGGCAATTAGATGCCATGCCTTGGTGGCGTTATTGGAAATAA
- a CDS encoding peptide chain release factor 3 has product MSNIPEQVRRRRTFAIISHPDAGKTTLTEKLLLFSGAIQSAGTVKGKKTGKFATSDWMEIEKQRGISVASSVMQFEYEDHTVNLLDTPGHQDFSEDTYRVLTAVDSALMVIDAAKGVEAQTIKLLNVCRLRNTPIVTFMNKYDREVRDSLELLDEVENILKIRCAPVTWPIGMGKNFKGVYHILNDEVYLFDAGGEKLPHEFEVIEGIDNPRLDELFPLEMDNLRAEIELVQAASNEFVLEEFLAGELTPVFFGSAINNFGVQEILNSLIDWAPAPKGRDATVRMVEPSEEKFSGFVFKIQANMDPKHRDRIAFLRVCSGKFERGMKIKHLRINRDIAASSVVTFMSHDRELVDEAYAGDIIGIPNHGNIQIGDSFSEGEQLAFTGIPFFAPELFRSVRIKNPLKMKQLQKGLQQLGEEGAVQVFKPHSGADLILGAVGVLQFEVVTSRLAAEYGVEAVFETASIWSARWVSCEDRKKLAEFEKANAANLSIDAGGNLAYLAPNRVNLNLTQERWPDIVFHETREHSVNLNA; this is encoded by the coding sequence ATGTCTAACATTCCGGAGCAAGTACGCCGTCGCCGTACCTTTGCCATTATTTCCCACCCTGACGCGGGTAAAACCACGTTAACCGAAAAGCTTTTGCTGTTTTCAGGTGCCATTCAAAGCGCAGGTACGGTAAAAGGTAAAAAAACAGGAAAATTTGCAACTTCAGACTGGATGGAAATCGAAAAACAACGCGGGATTTCGGTTGCTTCATCTGTAATGCAGTTTGAATACGAAGACCACACCGTCAATCTGCTCGATACTCCAGGACACCAAGATTTCTCTGAAGACACTTATCGCGTGTTAACTGCCGTAGACAGCGCTTTGATGGTGATCGACGCAGCTAAAGGTGTGGAAGCACAAACCATCAAATTGTTGAATGTTTGCCGCTTGCGCAATACGCCGATTGTTACCTTTATGAACAAATACGACCGGGAAGTGCGCGATTCTCTGGAGTTGCTGGACGAAGTCGAAAACATCCTTAAAATCCGTTGTGCTCCGGTTACTTGGCCGATCGGCATGGGCAAAAACTTTAAAGGCGTGTATCACATTCTGAATGACGAAGTGTATTTGTTTGATGCCGGTGGTGAGAAACTGCCACATGAATTTGAAGTGATTGAAGGCATCGACAATCCGCGCTTAGATGAGCTGTTTCCATTGGAAATGGACAATCTGCGTGCCGAAATCGAATTGGTTCAGGCGGCTTCCAATGAATTCGTATTGGAAGAATTCTTGGCAGGCGAATTGACGCCGGTGTTTTTCGGCTCGGCCATTAACAATTTCGGCGTGCAAGAAATTTTAAATTCGCTGATCGATTGGGCTCCCGCACCGAAAGGCCGTGATGCGACTGTGCGTATGGTTGAGCCGTCTGAAGAAAAATTTTCAGGATTTGTGTTTAAGATTCAGGCCAATATGGATCCGAAACACCGTGACCGTATTGCCTTCCTGCGCGTATGCTCGGGCAAATTCGAGCGCGGAATGAAGATAAAACACTTGCGCATCAACCGAGATATCGCCGCGTCCAGCGTGGTAACGTTTATGTCGCACGACCGCGAATTGGTTGACGAAGCGTATGCCGGCGATATTATCGGTATTCCCAATCACGGCAATATCCAAATTGGCGACAGCTTTTCCGAAGGAGAGCAACTGGCATTTACCGGTATTCCGTTCTTTGCGCCCGAATTGTTCCGCAGTGTGCGCATTAAAAACCCTCTGAAAATGAAGCAACTGCAAAAAGGCCTGCAACAACTCGGCGAAGAAGGTGCCGTTCAGGTCTTCAAACCCCATAGCGGTGCGGATTTGATTCTCGGTGCAGTGGGTGTGTTGCAGTTTGAAGTGGTTACTTCGCGTTTGGCGGCAGAATATGGCGTTGAAGCGGTATTTGAAACAGCCTCCATTTGGTCTGCCCGCTGGGTATCTTGCGAAGACAGAAAAAAACTGGCTGAATTCGAAAAAGCGAATGCAGCGAACTTATCCATTGATGCAGGCGGTAATTTAGCTTATCTAGCACCCAACCGTGTGAACCTGAATCTGACTCAAGAACGCTGGCCGGACATCGTATTCCACGAGACCCGCGAGCACTCTGTTAATCTGAATGCTTAA
- a CDS encoding right-handed parallel beta-helix repeat-containing protein, producing MSKQNFKPIDQVVNGNISQTMYSKGAGLNVGAENSLYMQDVYVEEMLSELTKQIDIGSEVNLDELAWDAGNESAQNYGQVHMQQQATVENMQVKAPDEVVAKSPEYVLAEEVAIQNSAVSSSGKLPIILGGLAGAGVLGGLAAGGGGGGGGGSESKPAVAPKETPAVKEPAAPKETLMPEDTKVVENSESGKEEVDSKQTENPKEEVVPSKEAVPVAENAASNAGSLFAANTDAGKLSASGEYRIYNHKVYGKYIDARDFGTDVTGQKDSLAAIKKALAAAHEESAAVYLKGHLKISDQIVLNDANKNVTGLFGDGKCNTTISFDKPQKGVFNPNSNEDDIRDHAGILIDKQNGKTIAELSVKYTNESDFYRPYKTYFGKISGILVNDSDNTLISKVEVSGANRAGVIFTSTDALTREPNSSSNKNYKMRLATGEIDENYETLPYGENNRIVDSYLHHNRVAGALVAYQKNFIAEKNTFSWNGHEKDGGTGYGIASMAGSYGSGIIFRNNLSDHNYRKGFDIHDGNNIVIENNTAIGDRLYGIAVYNRLFSMDNVKINGNTIIQDPDFRLDRDDDLGNRYHGYSAIQLQTNTQFRDMPGKPNGYFEINNNIIKNLSLYKNAIQTYGIEFRNHEPKMDYTLNMKGNHISGDSTKYLIAAINDTKNFVTNTKGPGSGNINIHDNYAEVKTIAKGTMPIYISESETNGSLRGKVSIERNDIKVTEKSDGSIEGIGLHGNAVSYEIHDNTFELRGTLKDPIISFRSDNKNALSEVNVTGNKINTDLDSMYIRWLRAFTDADIAADNNSHNGKSLKSMYDKPQKLELDIGGDSVVGGEVNSSASVLPKPGIAQKSAENLLGEKGKQLILSDLLSPSELDLTATLGKDNHESLPVSEMIPVYSHTVETLDDSLQQLGHSGIV from the coding sequence ATGTCAAAACAAAACTTTAAACCTATCGATCAGGTTGTGAACGGCAATATATCCCAAACTATGTATTCAAAAGGTGCGGGGTTGAATGTAGGAGCAGAAAATTCTCTGTACATGCAAGATGTGTATGTAGAGGAAATGTTATCCGAATTGACAAAGCAGATAGACATTGGTTCGGAAGTAAATTTAGACGAATTGGCGTGGGACGCAGGTAATGAGTCGGCTCAAAACTATGGGCAGGTTCATATGCAGCAGCAAGCTACCGTGGAAAATATGCAGGTAAAAGCGCCTGATGAAGTAGTTGCGAAGTCTCCGGAATATGTATTGGCTGAAGAAGTAGCCATTCAAAACAGCGCGGTTAGCAGTAGCGGTAAGTTACCTATTATTTTGGGAGGCTTGGCCGGTGCAGGTGTGTTGGGAGGTTTAGCTGCCGGTGGTGGCGGTGGAGGTGGCGGCGGTTCTGAATCAAAACCGGCTGTGGCACCCAAAGAAACGCCGGCAGTGAAAGAGCCTGCTGCTCCAAAAGAGACTTTAATGCCAGAAGATACCAAAGTGGTTGAAAATTCTGAATCGGGTAAAGAGGAAGTCGATAGTAAACAAACTGAGAATCCTAAGGAAGAGGTTGTTCCTTCAAAAGAAGCTGTCCCTGTTGCAGAGAATGCTGCTTCTAATGCGGGAAGCTTATTTGCGGCCAATACCGATGCAGGTAAATTGAGCGCATCAGGTGAATATCGAATTTACAACCATAAAGTTTATGGAAAATATATTGATGCGCGCGATTTCGGTACGGATGTAACAGGCCAAAAAGACAGTTTGGCAGCAATTAAAAAAGCTTTGGCGGCTGCTCATGAGGAAAGTGCCGCTGTGTATTTGAAAGGTCATTTGAAGATTTCCGACCAAATTGTTTTGAATGATGCTAATAAGAATGTAACCGGCTTATTTGGTGATGGAAAATGTAATACGACTATTTCTTTTGATAAGCCGCAAAAAGGGGTATTTAATCCAAATTCGAATGAAGACGACATCCGTGATCATGCAGGTATTTTGATTGATAAGCAAAACGGTAAGACTATTGCAGAGTTGTCGGTGAAGTATACCAATGAAAGTGATTTTTATCGTCCTTATAAAACTTACTTCGGAAAAATCAGCGGTATTTTAGTGAATGATTCTGATAATACTTTAATCAGTAAGGTTGAAGTATCTGGAGCAAACCGTGCAGGTGTGATTTTCACTTCTACGGACGCATTAACACGCGAGCCGAACAGCTCTTCAAATAAAAATTATAAGATGCGCTTGGCAACGGGTGAGATAGATGAAAATTATGAAACTTTGCCGTATGGGGAAAATAATCGTATTGTAGACAGTTATTTACACCATAACCGCGTTGCAGGTGCCTTGGTTGCTTATCAGAAAAATTTTATTGCCGAGAAAAATACGTTCTCCTGGAACGGTCATGAGAAAGACGGCGGAACTGGTTACGGTATTGCTTCAATGGCCGGTAGCTACGGTTCGGGGATTATATTTAGAAACAATCTAAGCGATCACAACTATAGAAAAGGTTTTGATATCCATGACGGTAACAATATTGTTATTGAAAACAATACTGCAATCGGCGACCGACTTTATGGAATTGCTGTGTATAACAGATTGTTCAGTATGGATAATGTGAAAATTAACGGAAATACGATTATTCAGGATCCGGATTTCCGTTTGGATCGAGATGATGATCTCGGTAACCGATACCATGGTTATTCGGCAATTCAACTGCAAACCAATACGCAGTTTAGAGATATGCCCGGTAAACCGAATGGATATTTTGAAATCAATAACAATATTATTAAGAATTTGAGCCTGTATAAAAATGCTATCCAAACATACGGTATCGAATTCCGCAATCATGAGCCTAAGATGGACTATACCTTGAATATGAAAGGCAATCACATCAGCGGCGATTCTACAAAATACTTGATTGCGGCCATTAATGACACGAAGAATTTCGTTACCAATACCAAAGGTCCCGGTTCCGGTAATATTAATATTCATGATAACTATGCCGAAGTTAAGACCATCGCTAAAGGAACAATGCCTATCTATATTAGCGAAAGTGAAACAAACGGATCTCTACGAGGTAAAGTCAGCATTGAAAGGAATGATATTAAAGTTACGGAAAAATCTGATGGCAGTATTGAAGGTATCGGTTTGCACGGTAACGCAGTAAGTTACGAAATTCACGATAATACTTTTGAATTGCGCGGAACACTGAAAGACCCGATTATCAGCTTCCGCAGCGATAACAAAAACGCATTATCCGAAGTCAACGTAACAGGCAATAAGATCAATACCGATCTTGACTCAATGTATATACGTTGGTTGAGGGCATTCACTGATGCCGATATTGCTGCCGATAATAACAGCCACAACGGCAAGTCTCTTAAATCAATGTATGATAAGCCGCAAAAGTTGGAATTGGATATCGGCGGAGACAGCGTGGTAGGTGGAGAAGTTAACAGTTCTGCCTCAGTATTGCCTAAGCCCGGCATTGCACAAAAATCGGCTGAAAATCTTCTCGGAGAAAAAGGCAAACAATTGATATTGTCTGACTTATTGTCACCATCTGAATTGGATTTGACAGCAACTTTAGGTAAAGACAATCATGAATCATTGCCAGTTAGCGAAATGATACCTGTGTACTCTCATACAGTGGAAACGCTCGATGATTCATTACAGCAACTCGGTCATTCCGGTATTGTCTAA
- a CDS encoding histone deacetylase family protein produces the protein MIRRIIQRVKTKLRRFMGKKAKTLWISHPIFLQHQPGNHHPESPQRIQAISEELKKQGIWKHLQTAEAPEIDDATLALVHPRKYLRFLESVRPQPGKISRIDDDTVMNHNTLEAARHAAGAVIKAVDMVVKNRAFHAFCAIRPPGHHAKSDNAGGFCFLNNIAIGAMHAIAHYRLKRIAIIDFDVHFGDGTAEIFKDDPRVLFLNCFENDLFPFVAPQKGKNRQVVHTPFPSQTDSTAFRSVIKNIWLPKLAEFKPELVLLSAGFDAHKQDETGRLNLHEADYAWLTHKIIQTASSCKGRIVSVLEGGYTLESLAKSSAAHIYVLACMGKPDCAVIYDKLLKQTDKKIFKLQT, from the coding sequence ATGATTCGACGCATTATCCAACGTGTAAAAACAAAATTACGCCGGTTTATGGGAAAAAAGGCCAAAACATTATGGATCAGCCATCCGATATTTTTGCAACACCAGCCCGGCAACCATCATCCTGAATCTCCCCAAAGGATACAGGCGATTTCCGAAGAATTAAAAAAGCAAGGAATTTGGAAACACTTGCAAACTGCAGAGGCACCTGAAATCGATGATGCCACATTGGCACTGGTACATCCGAGAAAATACCTTCGCTTTTTGGAATCCGTCCGCCCTCAGCCCGGAAAAATCAGCCGAATCGACGATGATACCGTCATGAACCATAATACTTTGGAAGCAGCACGGCATGCAGCCGGCGCCGTTATCAAAGCCGTCGATATGGTTGTCAAAAACCGTGCTTTTCACGCTTTTTGTGCCATACGTCCTCCCGGTCATCATGCTAAAAGCGATAATGCAGGAGGATTCTGCTTTTTGAACAATATTGCTATCGGAGCCATGCACGCAATTGCACATTACCGTTTGAAGCGTATTGCCATTATTGATTTCGATGTACATTTTGGCGATGGCACGGCGGAAATTTTTAAAGATGATCCAAGAGTACTGTTTCTAAACTGTTTTGAAAATGATTTATTCCCTTTTGTTGCTCCGCAAAAAGGGAAAAACCGGCAAGTCGTCCATACTCCTTTTCCATCCCAAACCGACAGTACCGCTTTCCGCTCCGTGATCAAAAATATATGGCTCCCAAAATTGGCTGAATTCAAACCGGAATTGGTTTTACTGTCTGCCGGTTTTGATGCACATAAACAAGATGAAACAGGCCGTCTGAATCTTCATGAAGCAGATTATGCTTGGCTTACCCATAAAATTATTCAGACGGCCTCTTCATGTAAAGGTCGGATTGTGTCCGTATTAGAAGGCGGATATACATTGGAAAGTCTGGCAAAATCATCGGCAGCACATATTTATGTGTTGGCATGTATGGGAAAACCGGACTGTGCTGTTATATACGATAAACTGCTCAAACAAACCGATAAAAAAATTTTCAAGCTGCAAACTTAA
- the yajC gene encoding preprotein translocase subunit YajC gives MIDFAYAADAAAQPSVLMQFAPLALILVVFYFLIMRPQQKKFKAHQAMIAELKQGDHVILASGFRGKITKVNEQYFSVEIAPRVEVEVERNAIASKVA, from the coding sequence ATGATTGATTTTGCATACGCAGCCGATGCCGCTGCGCAACCCAGCGTTTTGATGCAGTTCGCACCACTGGCTTTGATTTTGGTGGTGTTTTATTTCCTGATTATGCGCCCGCAGCAAAAGAAATTTAAAGCACATCAAGCGATGATTGCAGAATTGAAGCAGGGTGACCATGTGATTTTGGCTTCAGGTTTCAGAGGTAAAATCACTAAAGTAAACGAACAGTATTTCAGCGTGGAGATTGCGCCTCGTGTTGAAGTCGAAGTAGAGCGCAATGCCATTGCAAGTAAAGTGGCTTAA
- the secD gene encoding protein translocase subunit SecD gives MNRYPIWKYLIIAVTIILGVLYTLPNLFGETPAVQVSTNRQSIIINEQTEKRIASALQAANIPTDGMFIADNSLKIRFKDAETQLKARDVIENTVGDGYITALNLLADSPEWMAKIKANPMFLGLDLRGGVHFTMQVDMQAAMQKTFERYSGDIRRELRRQKIRTGTIRQTDNGLVVPFQDNADLQKALPELRKYLPEATLTPQDKDLVLTLSEEVLNKVRSDAVKQNINTLHNRVNELGVAEPVIQQAGSDRIVVQLPGVQDTAKAKDIIGRTATLEVRMVSDDPAQVQAALSGNVPLGYELLYTAGEHPQPTLVSKQVELTGDNINDAQPSFDELGAPAVSINLDSAGGSIFADLTSQNVGKRMAMVLIDQGKAEVVTAPVIRTAITGGRVQISGSMSTAEANDTSLLLRAGSLAAPMEIIEERTIGPSLGKENIEKGFNSTLWGFAAVAAFMIVYYRLFGVFSTIALSTNILFLIAILSVLQATLTLPGIAALALTLGMAIDSNVLINERIREELRAGVPPQQAINLGYQHAWATIVDSNLTSLIAGIALLIFGSGPVRGFAVVHCLGILTSMYSSVVVSRALVNLWYGRRRKLQQISIGTKWIPRVAAEAADKE, from the coding sequence ATGAACCGTTATCCGATTTGGAAATACTTGATCATTGCGGTCACCATCATTTTGGGCGTGCTTTATACGCTGCCTAATCTGTTCGGCGAAACGCCGGCCGTTCAAGTATCGACCAACCGACAATCTATTATTATTAACGAACAAACGGAAAAACGTATTGCTTCTGCTTTGCAGGCGGCCAATATTCCGACCGACGGCATGTTTATTGCCGACAACTCTCTGAAAATCCGTTTTAAAGATGCGGAAACCCAATTGAAAGCCAGAGACGTTATCGAAAATACGGTTGGAGACGGCTATATCACGGCATTGAATTTGTTGGCCGACAGCCCTGAATGGATGGCCAAAATTAAAGCCAATCCTATGTTCTTAGGTTTGGACTTACGTGGTGGCGTCCACTTTACCATGCAAGTGGATATGCAGGCTGCAATGCAGAAAACTTTTGAGCGTTATTCGGGTGATATCCGCCGCGAACTGCGCCGTCAAAAAATCCGTACCGGCACAATCCGACAAACCGATAACGGATTGGTGGTGCCGTTCCAAGATAATGCGGATTTACAAAAAGCACTGCCCGAATTGCGCAAATATCTTCCTGAAGCCACGTTGACGCCTCAAGACAAGGATTTGGTTTTAACGCTTTCTGAAGAAGTGTTGAATAAAGTACGCAGTGATGCAGTAAAACAAAACATCAATACCTTGCATAACCGTGTTAACGAATTGGGTGTTGCCGAGCCGGTAATCCAACAAGCCGGTTCAGACCGGATTGTGGTTCAATTGCCAGGCGTTCAGGATACTGCTAAAGCCAAAGATATTATCGGCCGTACCGCTACATTGGAAGTGCGTATGGTTTCGGATGATCCTGCCCAAGTTCAGGCGGCCTTGTCGGGTAATGTTCCGTTGGGTTACGAATTGCTGTATACGGCAGGTGAACATCCTCAGCCGACATTAGTCAGCAAACAGGTTGAATTGACCGGTGACAACATTAATGATGCTCAGCCAAGCTTTGATGAATTGGGTGCGCCCGCTGTAAGCATCAATTTGGACAGTGCCGGCGGCAGTATCTTTGCGGACTTGACCTCGCAAAACGTCGGCAAGCGCATGGCGATGGTGTTGATTGATCAAGGTAAGGCAGAAGTGGTTACCGCTCCGGTAATCCGTACGGCCATTACAGGCGGGCGCGTACAGATTTCAGGCAGCATGAGTACTGCTGAAGCCAACGATACTTCTCTGCTATTGCGTGCCGGTTCGCTGGCTGCTCCGATGGAGATAATCGAAGAACGTACAATTGGCCCGTCTTTAGGTAAAGAGAATATCGAAAAAGGTTTCAATTCCACATTGTGGGGCTTTGCAGCTGTTGCAGCGTTTATGATTGTGTATTACCGCTTGTTCGGCGTGTTCTCAACCATTGCATTAAGTACCAATATTTTGTTTCTGATTGCGATTTTATCGGTGTTGCAGGCAACGCTGACTTTGCCCGGTATTGCGGCTTTGGCTTTGACGCTGGGTATGGCGATTGACTCGAACGTATTGATTAACGAGCGTATCCGTGAAGAGTTAAGAGCCGGTGTTCCACCGCAACAGGCTATTAATTTGGGTTATCAGCATGCTTGGGCTACGATTGTCGATTCCAACCTGACTTCGCTGATTGCCGGTATTGCCTTGTTGATTTTCGGTTCGGGGCCGGTACGCGGTTTTGCCGTGGTACATTGTCTGGGTATTTTGACATCGATGTATTCTTCCGTTGTGGTTTCGCGTGCATTGGTTAATTTGTGGTACGGGCGCCGCCGGAAATTGCAGCAGATTTCTATCGGTACGAAATGGATACCGCGTGTGGCTGCCGAAGCTGCAGATAAGGAGTAA
- the secF gene encoding protein translocase subunit SecF, translating into MELFKIKRDIPFMSYGKLTTFISLVTFIASVFFLVTKGLNFSVEFTGGTVMEVQYEKGADINQTRQNLQVLKLGEVQVQALGTNKHVMIRLPNKDGVPSAQLSNEVMNVLKQSNPDVTLRQVEFIGPQVGEELVSNGLAALGMVIAGIIIYLSMRFEWRFAVAAIVANMHDIIIILGFFAFFQWEFSLTVLAGILAVLGYSVNESVVVFDRIRENFRKPAMRNKTVPQIIDNAITATMSRTIITHGSTEAMVLSMLIFGGAALHGFSLALTIGIVFGIYSSVLVASPLLLMFGLNRDNLAKPQKQKEEAVV; encoded by the coding sequence ATGGAATTATTCAAGATAAAACGCGATATTCCGTTTATGAGCTATGGCAAGCTCACAACCTTTATCTCATTGGTTACATTCATTGCCTCCGTTTTCTTTTTAGTAACGAAAGGTTTGAACTTTTCGGTAGAGTTTACCGGCGGTACGGTGATGGAAGTGCAGTATGAAAAAGGTGCCGACATTAATCAAACCCGTCAGAATCTGCAGGTTTTGAAATTGGGTGAAGTACAGGTTCAGGCATTAGGTACAAACAAGCATGTGATGATCCGTCTGCCTAATAAAGACGGCGTGCCTTCCGCACAATTATCCAATGAAGTAATGAATGTATTGAAGCAAAGTAATCCGGATGTAACTTTACGTCAGGTTGAGTTTATCGGCCCGCAAGTTGGAGAAGAATTGGTCAGCAATGGCTTGGCAGCATTGGGTATGGTGATTGCCGGGATTATTATATATCTGTCTATGCGCTTTGAATGGCGATTTGCCGTCGCGGCGATTGTAGCGAATATGCACGATATCATCATTATTCTTGGCTTCTTCGCTTTCTTCCAATGGGAGTTTTCGTTGACGGTGTTGGCAGGTATTTTGGCTGTGTTGGGCTATTCTGTGAATGAATCGGTGGTGGTATTCGACCGTATTCGTGAGAATTTCCGCAAACCTGCCATGCGCAATAAAACCGTACCTCAAATTATCGACAATGCGATTACGGCAACAATGAGCCGTACCATCATTACTCACGGTTCGACCGAAGCTATGGTGTTGTCGATGCTGATTTTCGGTGGTGCCGCTTTACACGGTTTTTCTTTGGCTCTGACCATCGGTATCGTATTCGGTATTTATTCATCGGTTTTGGTGGCCAGTCCATTGTTGTTAATGTTTGGCTTGAACCGTGATAATTTGGCTAAACCGCAGAAGCAGAAAGAAGAAGCTGTGGTCTAA
- a CDS encoding phosphoribosylaminoimidazolesuccinocarboxamide synthase — MSDISLKKIYSGKVRDLYEIDDNKMLMVASDRLSAFDVILDDPIPGKGEILTQISNFWFEKLSHIMPNHFTGDTVYDVLPEAEAKTLEKRAVVAKKLTPVKVEAIVRGYLAGSGWKDYQKTGSVCGIALPEGMREAEQLPEVIFTPSTKAAVGDHDENISFDECENIIGKELAAEVRAKAIQLYTEAAEYAKSRGIIICDTKFEFGLDENGTLTLMDEVLTPDSSRFWPADQYQVGTNPPSFDKQFVRDWLEQSGWNKQAPAPKVPAEVIEKTVSKYQEALNLLTGK, encoded by the coding sequence ATGTCAGACATCAGTTTGAAAAAAATCTATTCCGGCAAAGTACGTGATTTATACGAAATCGATGACAATAAAATGCTGATGGTAGCCTCAGACCGTCTATCCGCATTCGACGTGATTCTCGACGATCCTATTCCTGGTAAAGGCGAAATTCTTACCCAAATCTCCAATTTCTGGTTTGAAAAACTCAGCCATATCATGCCCAATCACTTTACAGGCGATACCGTTTACGACGTTCTTCCTGAAGCTGAAGCCAAAACTCTGGAAAAACGCGCCGTAGTGGCCAAAAAACTGACCCCGGTCAAAGTTGAAGCCATCGTGCGCGGCTATCTGGCCGGCAGCGGTTGGAAAGATTATCAAAAAACCGGTTCCGTATGCGGCATTGCCTTGCCGGAAGGCATGCGGGAAGCCGAACAGCTGCCCGAAGTCATTTTTACCCCATCTACCAAAGCTGCCGTCGGCGATCATGATGAAAACATCAGCTTTGACGAATGCGAAAATATTATCGGTAAAGAATTGGCTGCCGAAGTCCGTGCCAAAGCCATTCAGCTTTATACCGAAGCGGCAGAATACGCAAAGTCGCGCGGCATCATTATTTGCGACACCAAATTCGAATTCGGCTTGGACGAAAACGGCACGCTGACTCTTATGGACGAAGTGCTGACTCCCGACTCAAGCCGTTTTTGGCCTGCAGACCAATATCAAGTCGGCACCAATCCGCCTTCTTTTGACAAACAGTTTGTACGCGACTGGCTGGAGCAAAGCGGCTGGAACAAACAGGCTCCCGCACCCAAAGTGCCTGCCGAAGTAATTGAAAAAACCGTTTCCAAATACCAGGAAGCGTTAAACCTGCTTACAGGCAAATAA
- a CDS encoding ArsC family reductase — translation MITLHGIPNCDTVKKARKWLETEQIDYVFWDFKKQGVTAEMITGWLESVSLDTLLNKRGTTWRKLDQEQQAAAATQEGAIRLMTEQPSLIKRPVLTIENQCRHVGFTEAAYTEIFKA, via the coding sequence ATGATTACCCTTCACGGCATTCCTAATTGCGACACAGTCAAAAAAGCACGAAAATGGCTGGAAACCGAACAAATCGACTACGTTTTTTGGGATTTCAAAAAACAAGGCGTAACCGCAGAAATGATTACCGGTTGGCTTGAAAGCGTTTCTTTGGATACCCTACTCAACAAGCGCGGCACTACATGGCGGAAACTGGATCAGGAACAACAAGCCGCTGCCGCAACACAAGAGGGGGCAATCAGACTGATGACCGAGCAACCCAGCCTAATCAAACGGCCCGTATTAACCATTGAAAACCAATGCCGTCATGTCGGCTTTACAGAAGCAGCCTACACAGAAATTTTTAAAGCCTGA